Proteins co-encoded in one Halodesulfovibrio marinisediminis DSM 17456 genomic window:
- the tuf gene encoding elongation factor Tu, translating into MGKEKFERSKPHVNIGTVGHIDHGKTTLTAAITKVAALKMGGTAVAFDEIDKAPEEKERGITIATAHVEYETDARHYAHVDCPGHADYIKNMITGAAQMDGGILVVAATDGPMPQTREHILLARQVGVPALVVFMNKCDMVDDEELLELVEMEVRELLSSYDFPGDDIPVIRGSALKALEADSADDPAAAPILELLDACDNYIAEPERDIDKPFLLPVEDVFSISGRGTVVTGRVERGVITVGEEVEIVGIKETQKTTCTGVEMFRKLLDRGEAGDNVGLLLRGVKRDEVERGQVLCKPGSITPHTKFKAEVYVLSKDEGGRHTPFFTGYRPQFYFRTTDITGVIALDEGVEMVMPGDNAVFNVELINPIAMENGLRFAIREGGRTVGAGVVSEIVE; encoded by the coding sequence ATGGGTAAAGAAAAATTTGAACGCAGTAAGCCGCATGTTAACATCGGCACCGTTGGTCACATTGACCACGGTAAAACCACTCTTACCGCAGCTATCACTAAAGTTGCAGCACTCAAAATGGGCGGTACCGCAGTAGCTTTCGACGAAATCGATAAAGCTCCTGAAGAAAAAGAACGCGGTATTACTATCGCAACTGCACACGTTGAGTACGAAACTGACGCACGTCACTACGCTCACGTTGACTGCCCAGGTCACGCAGACTACATTAAAAACATGATCACCGGTGCAGCTCAGATGGACGGTGGTATCCTCGTTGTTGCAGCGACTGACGGTCCTATGCCTCAGACTCGTGAGCACATCCTGCTCGCTCGTCAGGTTGGTGTACCAGCTCTCGTTGTATTCATGAACAAATGCGACATGGTAGACGACGAAGAACTCCTCGAGCTCGTAGAAATGGAAGTTCGTGAACTTCTTTCTTCTTACGATTTCCCAGGTGATGACATTCCTGTTATCCGTGGTTCTGCACTTAAAGCTCTCGAAGCTGATTCTGCTGACGATCCTGCTGCAGCTCCAATCCTCGAACTCCTCGACGCTTGTGACAACTACATTGCTGAGCCAGAGCGTGACATCGACAAACCTTTCCTTCTCCCAGTGGAAGACGTATTCTCCATCTCCGGTCGTGGTACAGTAGTAACTGGCCGTGTTGAGCGTGGTGTAATCACCGTTGGTGAAGAAGTAGAAATCGTTGGTATCAAAGAGACTCAGAAAACTACTTGTACCGGCGTTGAAATGTTCCGTAAACTTCTCGATCGCGGTGAAGCTGGCGATAACGTTGGTCTTCTCCTTCGCGGTGTTAAACGTGACGAAGTTGAACGTGGTCAGGTTCTTTGTAAGCCAGGCTCCATCACTCCTCACACCAAGTTTAAAGCAGAAGTATACGTTCTTTCTAAAGACGAAGGTGGACGTCACACTCCATTCTTCACCGGTTACCGTCCTCAGTTCTACTTCCGTACAACTGACATCACCGGTGTAATCGCTCTTGACGAAGGCGTTGAAATGGTAATGCCAGGCGATAACGCTGTATTCAACGTAGAACTGATCAACCCAATCGCTATGGAAAATGGTCTCCGCTTCGCTATTCGTGAAGGTGGCCGTACCGTAGGCGCAGGTGTTGTTTCTGAAATCGTGGAGTAA
- the secE gene encoding preprotein translocase subunit SecE has protein sequence MAKKHSKKAEVKAAEANKATQLKEFFEESQVEIKKVVWPSRKETVTTSIAVLALVVVMSLFLGFVDLGLTKLVEYILS, from the coding sequence ATGGCAAAAAAGCACTCAAAAAAAGCTGAAGTGAAAGCTGCTGAAGCTAACAAAGCAACTCAGCTTAAAGAGTTCTTCGAAGAGTCCCAGGTCGAAATTAAAAAAGTAGTCTGGCCCTCCCGAAAAGAGACAGTGACAACCAGCATTGCAGTGCTGGCTCTTGTTGTTGTTATGTCTCTATTTCTTGGCTTTGTAGACTTAGGTCTTACAAAGCTCGTAGAATACATTCTTTCCTAA
- the prmC gene encoding peptide chain release factor N(5)-glutamine methyltransferase: protein MAVQKPAKLTIQTTLTAFSEYLSGKAVDSPRLSAELVLRKVLGISRLDILINSDREVSNEAYYKMEALILRRGTGEPAAYIMGEREFYGRPFYVNSHTLIPRPETEHLIEAVVERFADKGEFLFADLGTGSGCIATTIAAELPNASGVAVDLSEGALNTAKRNLKAHNVGNRVTCIRADFTTPLFKNNTFDLIATNPPYVSQSEYIKLDPEVQQFEPASALVPGTSGLEHGVRLIELASNWLKPSGFFIMEMGFWQGADLMKEFQKNASAWRDSAIIKDLSGHDRFVCGYKA, encoded by the coding sequence ATGGCGGTACAAAAACCCGCAAAGCTCACTATTCAAACGACACTCACAGCCTTCTCGGAATACCTTTCCGGGAAGGCTGTTGATTCTCCAAGACTCTCTGCTGAACTGGTATTACGCAAAGTTCTCGGAATCTCCCGTCTTGATATTCTTATCAACTCTGACCGTGAGGTATCCAATGAAGCCTACTATAAAATGGAGGCACTCATTCTCCGACGTGGCACTGGCGAACCAGCCGCATACATCATGGGGGAGCGAGAATTTTACGGGCGTCCATTCTATGTCAATTCGCACACGCTTATTCCGCGACCGGAAACTGAACATCTTATAGAAGCTGTTGTAGAACGTTTTGCTGATAAAGGTGAATTCCTGTTTGCAGATCTTGGCACAGGCAGCGGTTGTATTGCTACAACTATTGCTGCAGAACTTCCAAATGCATCCGGTGTAGCTGTTGACCTTTCAGAAGGGGCACTTAACACAGCGAAACGAAACCTTAAGGCACATAATGTAGGCAACCGTGTCACATGTATCCGTGCCGATTTCACCACACCGTTGTTCAAAAACAACACTTTTGACCTGATTGCCACAAATCCGCCATATGTCAGTCAATCAGAATATATAAAGCTAGACCCAGAAGTTCAGCAATTTGAACCCGCTTCCGCGCTAGTCCCTGGTACCAGCGGACTTGAACACGGGGTAAGACTTATAGAGCTTGCTTCAAATTGGCTTAAGCCATCAGGATTCTTCATCATGGAGATGGGATTCTGGCAAGGTGCTGATTTAATGAAAGAATTTCAAAAAAACGCTTCAGCATGGCGCGATTCAGCTATCATTAAAGATCTTTCAGGGCATGACCGATTTGTATGTGGTTATAAAGCATAA
- the rpmE gene encoding 50S ribosomal protein L31, which produces MKNDIHPKVFKAKISCACGYESEALSTKGEAVAVEICSQCHPFYTGKQRFVDTAGRIDRFRKKYAKFQK; this is translated from the coding sequence ATGAAAAACGATATCCATCCTAAAGTGTTTAAGGCAAAAATTTCTTGTGCATGCGGTTACGAATCCGAAGCACTTTCTACCAAAGGTGAAGCAGTAGCAGTTGAGATTTGCTCTCAGTGCCACCCATTCTACACTGGTAAGCAGCGTTTCGTTGATACCGCTGGTCGTATCGATCGTTTCCGCAAGAAATACGCCAAATTCCAGAAATAG
- a CDS encoding TlyA family RNA methyltransferase, with protein MAKKERADQLVFDAGLADSREKAKRLIMAGQVYVIRNGNPEPVAKPGQKMDLDSLFEVKGVERFVSRGAYKLLTAIEHFGIDPSGKVALDAGASTGGFSDCLLQHGAKKVYAVDVGYGQLHEKLRQDDRVINLERTNLRNIDETIIPEPLDLIVGDVSFISLKLILPPCVALLRDGGELAMLIKPQFELGPGMTEKGVVRDPALHKQAIDDVTGFAINELKLTLVGVVPSSIKGPKGNQEFIAYFKK; from the coding sequence ATGGCAAAAAAAGAACGTGCCGATCAACTTGTTTTTGATGCGGGTCTTGCAGATAGTCGAGAGAAGGCAAAACGCTTGATTATGGCGGGTCAAGTGTACGTAATTCGTAATGGAAATCCGGAGCCGGTTGCAAAGCCGGGACAGAAAATGGATTTAGACTCTCTTTTTGAAGTTAAGGGAGTGGAGCGTTTTGTTAGTCGTGGTGCGTATAAGCTGCTTACAGCTATTGAACATTTTGGGATTGATCCATCTGGAAAAGTTGCTCTTGATGCTGGTGCTTCCACCGGTGGTTTTTCTGACTGCTTGCTCCAGCACGGAGCAAAAAAAGTTTACGCCGTAGACGTTGGATATGGACAGCTGCATGAGAAACTGCGCCAGGATGACCGTGTTATCAATCTTGAGCGTACTAACCTTCGTAACATTGATGAAACTATCATTCCTGAACCGCTCGATCTAATTGTCGGCGATGTTTCGTTTATTTCATTAAAATTGATTCTTCCGCCGTGTGTGGCACTTCTCCGTGATGGCGGCGAATTGGCGATGTTGATTAAACCGCAGTTTGAGCTTGGGCCTGGAATGACGGAAAAAGGTGTTGTGCGCGATCCTGCTTTGCATAAGCAGGCAATAGATGATGTGACTGGCTTTGCTATAAATGAACTGAAGTTGACGCTTGTGGGAGTTGTGCCTTCCAGTATTAAAGGGCCAAAGGGAAATCAGGAATTTATTGCGTATTTTAAAAAATAG
- the rpmG gene encoding 50S ribosomal protein L33, whose amino-acid sequence MRVNIQLACTECKRRNYATVKNKKNTTARVELKKYCPWDKKHTLHRETK is encoded by the coding sequence ATGCGCGTTAATATCCAGCTCGCTTGCACTGAGTGCAAACGACGCAATTACGCGACCGTAAAGAACAAGAAAAACACTACTGCTCGCGTAGAGTTGAAGAAGTACTGTCCTTGGGACAAGAAACACACTCTGCATCGCGAAACTAAGTAA
- the prfA gene encoding peptide chain release factor 1, producing MLAKLEHLERKFEDLEQQLSSPEVFGDQERYRKLTKAHSDLKEVVDAFRKYRSMQEALEENKELMNDGDPELAEMAKEEVKELERQLPEMEDQLTILLLPKDPMDEKNTILEIRAGTGGDEAALFAGDLFRMYSRYAERIGWKIELLSSSETGTGGLKEVVALVKGDKVYSRLKFESGIHRVQRVPATETQGRVHTSAATVAIMPEAEEVDVDIKNEELRFDVFRASGPGGQSVNTTDSAIRVTHIPTGLVVSCQDEKSQHKNKAKALKILSSRLLQQVQQQQHDELAEQRKSLVGSGDRSGRIRTYNFGQGRCTDHRINLTLYKLDAIMDGDINELIDALITADQTEKLKAQADA from the coding sequence ATGTTAGCCAAGCTAGAACATCTTGAGCGCAAATTCGAAGACCTTGAACAACAGCTTAGCTCTCCTGAAGTATTTGGTGACCAGGAGCGTTACCGTAAGCTGACCAAGGCTCATTCTGATCTTAAAGAAGTTGTTGATGCATTCCGTAAATACCGCAGCATGCAGGAAGCTCTTGAAGAAAACAAAGAGCTTATGAATGATGGCGATCCGGAGCTTGCTGAAATGGCAAAAGAAGAAGTAAAAGAACTCGAGCGTCAACTTCCTGAAATGGAAGACCAGCTCACCATCCTTCTTCTTCCTAAAGATCCAATGGATGAAAAGAACACCATTCTGGAAATCCGTGCTGGTACAGGCGGTGACGAAGCAGCTCTCTTTGCTGGTGACCTCTTCCGCATGTACTCCCGCTACGCTGAACGTATCGGCTGGAAAATTGAACTGCTCAGCTCCAGTGAAACCGGAACTGGCGGTCTGAAAGAAGTTGTTGCACTCGTAAAGGGCGACAAAGTTTACAGCCGTCTCAAATTTGAATCCGGGATCCACCGTGTACAGCGTGTTCCTGCTACAGAAACTCAGGGCCGCGTTCACACCTCCGCTGCTACCGTCGCAATTATGCCTGAAGCAGAAGAAGTTGACGTTGATATCAAAAACGAAGAACTTCGCTTCGATGTTTTCCGTGCTTCAGGCCCTGGCGGTCAGTCTGTTAACACTACTGACTCCGCTATTCGTGTGACACACATCCCGACCGGCCTTGTTGTTTCCTGTCAGGACGAAAAGTCCCAGCACAAAAACAAAGCCAAAGCACTGAAGATCCTTTCTTCCCGCTTATTGCAGCAGGTACAGCAGCAACAGCATGACGAACTTGCTGAGCAGCGTAAATCTCTGGTTGGCTCCGGTGACCGTTCCGGCCGTATCCGTACTTACAACTTCGGACAGGGTCGTTGTACAGACCACCGCATCAACCTGACTTTATACAAACTTGACGCCATCATGGACGGCGACATCAACGAGCTGATCGACGCTCTTATCACTGCAGACCAGACTGAAAAGCTTAAAGCTCAGGCTGACGCATAA
- a CDS encoding methyl-accepting chemotaxis protein, with protein sequence MRIKSIATELVATVLLIVSVSVMCIVLYVSSSTSELVEDIQLEAMGRETVLADTSLEQFTANIHSLVAYLAGHEDVINSAWVEGEDGRKLLKNILKLNSDVEAVFVFNAKGEITSGVTRSGPSLNGDTERSVLWKSKLIDANNEQFVTQHVVSDDVIGDRLLGMGARLYDFVDNTLIGGVVVFANVGKFSKRYIDPVAFGESGYAYLMDASGTIVAHPNKDILFKRSSVHEMLVKAEAAGKNIFNYTYEGIEKSQRFVKNSETGWYISTTVPRAELVATADKQRLIIICIGVVTLLSASIILLFGIRRVFANPLTALGEYSQKIASGDFEAKLDGNFRHELNVLAEHLQKMSVELKEQLGMSQGVLKGINFPCCVVDTDGCLTYMNKEVLELFGRPGVPDEFLGKISGEVFFGDASRETRLLQAVRDTREIREEGVMNRLDGTELTLYYTVTPIYDVSGNVLGAFGLYYDLTEIRATEARISEQHNATLAVADRVNAVAASLETASTNLLSQINETTSGAHIQQERASETAVAVEEMNATVLEVAKNASSAASGTGVCSERVDEGSAVVIETIHAISKVNDEANVLNEQMADLGKHAEDIGKVISVISDIADQTNLLALNAAIEAARAGEAGRGFAVVADEVRKLAEKTTVATREVSEAVASIQNSTFSVAEGVEKAAAAVNEGTAKAEASGELLVAIKDLMDEALGEITAIATATEEQSATSEQISKASSEISTITDEGVQTLGAATIAVQDLQEMVLELRALTEEMKA encoded by the coding sequence GTGCGCATAAAAAGTATTGCTACTGAGCTTGTTGCAACAGTATTGCTCATCGTTTCGGTTTCGGTGATGTGTATTGTGCTGTATGTCTCATCTTCGACAAGTGAACTTGTTGAAGACATTCAACTGGAGGCAATGGGCAGGGAAACGGTGCTGGCAGACACTTCTTTGGAGCAGTTTACTGCTAACATACATTCGCTTGTCGCCTATCTTGCCGGCCATGAAGACGTTATCAATAGTGCTTGGGTAGAAGGGGAAGATGGACGTAAGCTCCTGAAAAATATTCTCAAGTTGAATAGTGATGTCGAGGCTGTCTTTGTTTTTAATGCCAAAGGGGAGATTACCTCTGGCGTTACCCGTAGCGGTCCTTCGTTGAACGGCGATACTGAGCGTTCTGTATTGTGGAAATCAAAGCTTATTGATGCAAACAATGAGCAATTCGTAACGCAGCATGTTGTTTCTGATGATGTGATCGGAGATCGTCTGTTAGGCATGGGTGCTCGACTGTATGATTTTGTAGATAACACGCTTATTGGCGGGGTTGTTGTGTTTGCTAACGTGGGGAAATTTAGCAAACGGTATATTGATCCTGTTGCGTTTGGCGAGTCTGGCTACGCCTATTTAATGGATGCTTCGGGTACGATCGTTGCGCACCCTAATAAGGATATTCTTTTTAAACGGTCTTCCGTACATGAAATGCTTGTGAAGGCAGAAGCCGCAGGGAAGAATATTTTCAACTATACTTATGAAGGAATCGAAAAGTCTCAGCGTTTTGTTAAAAACAGTGAGACCGGTTGGTACATCAGTACAACCGTTCCTCGTGCCGAACTAGTTGCCACAGCAGATAAACAGCGCCTTATCATTATATGTATTGGTGTGGTGACATTACTGTCTGCTTCTATAATATTGTTGTTCGGCATTCGCAGAGTGTTCGCAAACCCGCTGACAGCTCTTGGTGAATATTCTCAGAAAATTGCATCTGGTGATTTTGAAGCGAAGCTTGATGGTAACTTCCGTCATGAACTAAATGTGTTAGCTGAACATCTCCAGAAAATGTCTGTTGAGTTAAAAGAGCAGCTTGGCATGTCACAGGGTGTGCTGAAGGGAATTAACTTCCCGTGCTGTGTTGTGGATACAGACGGATGCCTGACTTACATGAACAAGGAAGTTCTGGAGTTATTCGGGAGACCTGGAGTGCCGGATGAATTTCTTGGCAAAATTTCTGGTGAAGTGTTCTTTGGTGATGCCAGCCGTGAAACTAGATTGCTTCAGGCTGTGCGTGACACCAGGGAAATCCGTGAAGAAGGCGTGATGAATCGGTTAGACGGCACTGAGTTGACTTTGTATTACACAGTGACGCCTATTTATGATGTTTCTGGAAATGTTCTTGGTGCCTTTGGCTTGTATTATGATTTAACAGAAATTAGAGCGACGGAAGCCCGTATTTCTGAGCAGCATAATGCGACACTTGCCGTGGCTGACAGAGTCAATGCTGTAGCTGCTTCATTAGAAACTGCTTCAACTAATTTGCTTTCTCAAATCAATGAGACAACCAGCGGTGCACATATTCAGCAGGAACGTGCGTCTGAAACCGCTGTGGCGGTTGAGGAAATGAATGCGACTGTTCTGGAAGTTGCAAAAAATGCAAGTAGTGCAGCTTCAGGCACAGGCGTCTGTAGTGAACGAGTGGATGAAGGTTCAGCGGTTGTAATCGAAACTATTCACGCGATTAGCAAGGTTAATGATGAAGCCAACGTGCTGAATGAACAGATGGCTGATCTTGGAAAACATGCTGAAGATATTGGTAAAGTTATCAGTGTGATTTCTGATATTGCGGATCAGACAAACTTGCTGGCGCTTAATGCTGCGATTGAAGCGGCACGTGCCGGTGAAGCTGGTAGAGGCTTTGCTGTTGTTGCTGATGAAGTTCGGAAACTTGCAGAGAAGACAACCGTGGCAACGCGTGAAGTTAGTGAAGCTGTTGCCAGTATCCAAAATTCTACCTTTAGTGTGGCGGAAGGCGTTGAGAAGGCTGCAGCAGCAGTGAACGAAGGTACTGCAAAGGCTGAAGCGTCTGGAGAGCTGCTTGTTGCTATCAAGGATTTGATGGACGAAGCTCTTGGAGAGATAACCGCCATTGCTACTGCGACAGAAGAACAATCTGCAACGTCAGAGCAGATCAGCAAAGCGTCTTCGGAGATCAGTACGATTACTGATGAGGGCGTTCAAACGCTCGGGGCAGCCACGATTGCTGTACAAGATTTGCAGGAAATGGTGCTTGAATTGCGGGCACTGACTGAAGAAATGAAAGCATAG
- a CDS encoding DUF1385 domain-containing protein, whose protein sequence is MTTLRKNFRKILSTILSAARCNVGGQAVMEGVMMRNQDRLAIAVRKADGSIVVDQRPWFTFSKAEFFKRPFVRGFPILIETLVNGIKALNFSATQAVDAEEEEELKPWHLTLTLICSVGIALFLFVVLPHLFSIGMNYIGLGGDVNGFSFQVWDGFFKFAIFLGYIISISFIPDIKRVFQYHGAEHKTIWAYEDGKAVSPGSAVLHSRLHPRCGTTFMLFVLSVAIILHTILVPAMLMAWTPESAVVKHGFIIFFKLLLMAPISAFAYELIKYSAKINDTFLGKILSAPGMMLQMLTTHEPDSQQLEVAIVALKEALGDEAPDDIYTPEYTVAEKE, encoded by the coding sequence ATGACTACTCTCCGCAAAAATTTCCGCAAAATTTTATCAACCATACTTTCTGCAGCCCGATGCAATGTCGGTGGTCAGGCAGTTATGGAAGGCGTAATGATGCGCAATCAGGACCGACTTGCTATTGCAGTCCGCAAGGCAGATGGTTCAATTGTTGTGGATCAACGTCCATGGTTCACTTTTTCCAAAGCTGAATTCTTTAAGCGTCCTTTCGTACGCGGCTTTCCTATCCTTATTGAAACGCTAGTCAACGGCATTAAAGCTCTTAACTTTTCCGCAACACAGGCTGTGGACGCTGAAGAGGAAGAAGAACTTAAGCCTTGGCACCTTACCCTTACTCTCATCTGCTCCGTAGGCATTGCACTATTCCTTTTTGTTGTATTGCCTCACCTATTCTCTATCGGAATGAACTACATAGGGCTTGGTGGCGATGTAAACGGATTTTCGTTTCAGGTATGGGACGGCTTCTTTAAATTTGCTATATTCTTGGGATACATCATTAGTATCTCATTTATCCCTGATATTAAGCGTGTTTTCCAATATCATGGCGCTGAGCACAAGACCATCTGGGCATATGAAGACGGCAAAGCTGTAAGCCCTGGCTCTGCGGTTCTGCACAGCAGACTGCACCCACGTTGCGGTACCACTTTTATGCTCTTTGTTCTGTCTGTAGCGATCATTCTGCATACTATTTTAGTTCCAGCAATGCTTATGGCATGGACACCAGAATCGGCAGTAGTAAAACACGGTTTCATTATATTCTTTAAGCTGTTGCTTATGGCGCCAATCAGCGCATTTGCATATGAACTTATCAAATACAGCGCAAAGATTAATGACACATTTTTAGGCAAGATCCTCAGCGCACCAGGTATGATGCTGCAAATGCTCACTACCCATGAACCAGATTCACAGCAGCTTGAGGTTGCCATTGTTGCACTTAAGGAAGCCCTCGGTGACGAGGCTCCTGACGATATTTATACCCCTGAGTATACAGTAGCGGAGAAAGAATAA
- the rplK gene encoding 50S ribosomal protein L11 produces the protein MAKKEIAKIKLQIPAGSANPSPPVGPALGQHGLNIMEFCKSFNAKTMDQKGMIIPVIITVYQDRSFTFITKTPPASVLLIKAAKVAKGSGEPNRNKVGSVTDAQIEEIATLKMPDLNAADMDAAKKIIAGTARSMGIDVK, from the coding sequence ATGGCTAAAAAAGAAATTGCAAAAATTAAGCTTCAGATTCCTGCTGGTTCTGCGAACCCATCCCCACCAGTAGGTCCTGCACTTGGTCAGCACGGCTTGAACATTATGGAGTTCTGTAAGTCGTTCAACGCTAAGACCATGGATCAGAAAGGCATGATCATTCCTGTAATCATCACTGTTTACCAGGATCGTTCATTCACTTTCATCACTAAAACTCCACCTGCATCTGTGCTCCTCATCAAAGCTGCTAAAGTAGCTAAAGGTTCCGGCGAACCTAACCGTAACAAAGTTGGTTCCGTAACCGATGCACAGATCGAAGAAATTGCTACTCTCAAGATGCCTGACCTCAATGCTGCAGACATGGACGCAGCTAAGAAGATCATCGCAGGTACTGCTCGTTCCATGGGCATTGATGTTAAATAG
- the rplA gene encoding 50S ribosomal protein L1 — protein MPKHGKKYRKAAEGLEINARFAVEEAMAKVVDSAFAKFDETVDVAINLGVDPKYSDQMVRGACSLPHGLGKDVRVAVFCKGEKQAEAREAGAEIVGAEDLVADVKEGKLDFDKAVATPDVMALVGQIGRVLGPRGLMPNAKTGTVTFDVANAVKEMKAGRVEFKVDKAGVLHAPIGKVSFGAEKLMDNLKTVLENVNRLKPSSAKGTYMKAMSLSSTMGPGYKVDPTLIRKFIEG, from the coding sequence ATGCCTAAGCATGGAAAAAAATACCGCAAGGCTGCAGAAGGTCTTGAGATCAACGCACGCTTTGCAGTTGAAGAAGCGATGGCTAAAGTAGTTGATTCTGCTTTTGCAAAATTTGATGAAACTGTTGACGTTGCTATCAACCTCGGCGTTGACCCAAAATACTCTGACCAGATGGTTCGTGGCGCTTGCTCCCTTCCACACGGTCTTGGTAAAGATGTGCGCGTAGCAGTATTCTGTAAAGGCGAAAAACAGGCTGAAGCTCGTGAAGCTGGTGCTGAAATCGTTGGTGCAGAAGATCTCGTAGCAGACGTTAAAGAAGGCAAGCTCGACTTTGACAAAGCTGTTGCAACTCCAGACGTTATGGCTCTCGTAGGTCAGATCGGTCGCGTACTCGGCCCTCGTGGTCTCATGCCTAACGCAAAAACTGGTACTGTTACTTTTGACGTAGCAAACGCAGTTAAAGAAATGAAAGCTGGCCGTGTTGAATTTAAAGTAGACAAAGCTGGTGTTCTTCACGCTCCAATCGGTAAGGTTTCCTTCGGCGCTGAAAAGCTCATGGACAACCTCAAAACCGTCCTTGAGAACGTGAACCGTCTTAAGCCATCATCCGCTAAAGGTACTTACATGAAGGCTATGTCCCTCTCCAGTACCATGGGTCCTGGCTACAAAGTAGACCCTACTCTCATTCGCAAGTTCATCGAAGGCTAG
- the nusG gene encoding transcription termination/antitermination protein NusG, which produces MTEEQAPVRKARWYIIHTYSGFEQRVEQTIQQMIRTGEAQGEIEEVVVPTEKVVELVKGEKRTSTRKFYPGYVMVKMIMTDLSWHLISNIQRVTGFIGGKNRPTPMRDSEAARILSMMEARQEQPRPKFNFERGDSVRVIDGPFGGFNGVVEDVNYDKGKLRVSVSIFGRQTPVELDFVQVDKG; this is translated from the coding sequence ATGACCGAGGAACAAGCACCCGTAAGAAAAGCTCGTTGGTACATTATCCACACCTACTCTGGTTTCGAGCAGCGTGTTGAGCAGACCATCCAACAGATGATCCGCACTGGCGAAGCTCAAGGTGAAATTGAGGAAGTGGTTGTACCTACTGAGAAGGTGGTAGAACTAGTAAAAGGTGAAAAACGCACCTCTACTCGTAAGTTTTACCCTGGTTACGTTATGGTCAAAATGATCATGACTGACCTCTCTTGGCATCTTATTTCCAACATTCAGCGGGTAACTGGCTTTATTGGCGGCAAAAACCGCCCTACCCCGATGCGGGATTCAGAAGCAGCACGTATCCTCTCTATGATGGAAGCTCGTCAAGAACAGCCTCGTCCTAAGTTCAATTTTGAACGTGGTGATTCAGTACGCGTTATTGACGGACCGTTCGGCGGTTTCAACGGCGTCGTGGAAGATGTAAACTACGACAAGGGTAAGCTCAGAGTATCCGTATCTATCTTCGGCAGACAAACACCTGTCGAGTTGGACTTTGTTCAGGTAGATAAGGGATAA
- the lpxC gene encoding UDP-3-O-acyl-N-acetylglucosamine deacetylase has product MLQKTINKSIGCSGVGVHSGKVAKLTLHPAAEDTGIIFHIHGEDGVKVVTPTPQIVTATQLATVLGVGNTSAATVEHLLAAINGMQIDNIRIEIQGGEVPIMDGSAASFIFLLKDAGLREQTRPRTVKRIKKEINFERDGKRITAKPHKGLSIDYTIDFAHPLIGVQTMSVEITPETFATDIAKARTFGFFREVEYLRSKKLALGGSLENAIVLDDYGVLNEDGLRFPDEFVRHKILDFIGDISMLGAPLEGHFEVYCSGHALNNQFLRTIDENADIYLESVTAETPAAVAAPEVAASAAPAVA; this is encoded by the coding sequence ATGCTACAAAAGACAATTAACAAATCTATCGGATGCTCTGGTGTAGGCGTTCACAGTGGTAAAGTTGCAAAACTTACTCTTCACCCTGCAGCTGAAGACACAGGCATCATTTTTCATATACATGGCGAAGACGGTGTAAAAGTTGTTACACCTACTCCACAGATTGTAACTGCTACCCAGCTCGCAACTGTTCTTGGCGTTGGCAACACATCTGCCGCAACAGTAGAACATCTGCTTGCAGCTATTAATGGTATGCAGATTGATAACATCCGCATCGAAATTCAAGGCGGCGAAGTGCCAATCATGGACGGCTCCGCTGCATCTTTCATTTTCCTGCTTAAAGATGCCGGCCTGCGTGAACAGACTCGTCCACGCACTGTTAAGCGCATCAAAAAAGAAATTAATTTCGAACGCGATGGAAAACGCATCACCGCCAAGCCACATAAGGGTCTCTCCATCGACTACACCATTGACTTTGCACATCCACTCATCGGCGTGCAGACAATGTCCGTAGAAATTACCCCTGAAACATTCGCTACTGACATTGCAAAAGCCCGTACATTTGGTTTCTTCCGTGAAGTCGAATACCTTCGTTCTAAAAAGCTTGCCCTTGGCGGCTCCCTTGAGAATGCTATCGTTCTTGATGATTACGGCGTACTAAATGAAGACGGCTTACGCTTCCCTGATGAATTTGTTCGTCACAAAATCCTCGATTTCATCGGCGACATTTCCATGCTGGGCGCTCCTCTCGAAGGCCACTTTGAAGTATACTGCTCCGGTCACGCACTGAACAACCAGTTCCTGCGCACCATCGACGAGAATGCAGACATCTACCTTGAAAGTGTTACCGCTGAAACTCCAGCAGCAGTAGCCGCACCAGAAGTTGCTGCTTCCGCAGCTCCAGCTGTAGCATAA